A DNA window from Palaemon carinicauda isolate YSFRI2023 chromosome 39, ASM3689809v2, whole genome shotgun sequence contains the following coding sequences:
- the LOC137631287 gene encoding uncharacterized protein — protein MIFMKVDTALMNVDANLMKVDAALIKVEAALMDVEAALMKVGTGLMNVDAALMKVDAALMNVDVGSMKVDTALMNVYYDSMKVDGSLMNIDAALMRIYAALMKVDAALMNVDDASMKVDAALMNVNIASMKVDVALMNVDAAFMNVDAALMKVDAALLNVAAALLKVEAALMNVDAALMNNNAALMKVEAALMNVDAALMNVDAVSMNVDAALMKVDAALMNVDAGLMKVEPVLMNVDADLMDIDVVLMNIEAPFINVDAAFMNVDASLMKVEAALMNVDAGLMKVDAVLMKIDAVLMNVDDAFMKVDADLMNVDAALMKVVAALMNVDAALMNVEAALINVDAALMKVDAACMNIDAALMKVGAVFMKVDAALMNVDAALMKVVAALMNVDAALMKVDAVLMNVEAAIINVDAVLMKVDAACMNIDAALMKVDAALMKVGTVLMNVDAALMKVVAALMNVDTALMMGDAALMNVEAALINVDAALMKVDTACMNIDAALMRVDAALMKVGAFLMNVDAALMKVVAALMNVDAALMKVDAA, from the exons ATGATTTTCATGAAGGTTGAcactgctttaatgaatgttgatgctaATTTAATGaaagttgatgctgctttaataAAAGTTGAAGCTGCTTTAATGGATGTTgaagctgctttaatgaaggttggcactggtttaatgaatgttgatgctgctttaatgaaggttgacgctgctttaatgaatgttgatgttGGTTCAATGAAGGTTGACACTGCTTTAATGAATGTTTATTATGATTCCATGAAGGTTGATGGTTCTTTAATGAatattgatgctgctttaatgcGTATttatgctgctttaatgaaggttgatgctgctttaatgaatgttgatgatgcttcaatgaaggttgacgctgctttaatgaatgttaaTATTGCTTCAATGAAGGTTGATgttgctttaatgaatgttgatgctgcttttATGAATGTTGacgctgctttaatgaaggttgacgcTGCTTTATTGAATGTTGCCGCTGCTTTATTGAAGGTAGaagctgctttaatgaatgttgacgCTGCTTTAATGAATAAtaatgctgctttaatgaaggttgaagctgctttaatgaatgttgacgctgctttaatgaatgttgatgctgtttcaatgaatgttgatgctgctttaatgaaggttgacgctgctttaatgaatgttgatgctggTTTAATGAAGGTTGAACCtgttttaatgaatgttgatgctgaTTTAATGGATATTGATGTTGTCTTAATGAACATTGAAGCTCCTTTCATTAATGTTGATGCTGCTTTTATGAATGTTGATGCTTCTTTAATGAAAGTTGaagctgctttaatgaatgttgatgcgggtttaatgaag GTTGATGCTGTTTTAATGAAGATTGATGCtgttttaatgaatgttgatgatgCTTTTATGAAGGTTGACGCTgatttaatgaatgttgatgctgctttaatgaaagttgtagctgctttaatgaatgttgatgctgctttaatgaatgttgaggcTGCTTTAAtaaatgttgatgctgctttaatgaaggttgacgcTGCTTGCATGAatattgatgctgctttaatgaaggttggcgCGGTCTTTATGAAGGTTGacgctgctttaatgaatgttgatgctgctttaatgaaagttgtagctgctttaatgaatgttgatgctgctttaatgaaggttgatgcTGTTTTAATGAATGTTGAGGCTGCTATAATAAATGTTGATGCTGTATTAATGAAGGTTGACGCTGCTTGCATGAatattgatgctgctttaatgaaagttgatgctgctttaatgaaggttggcaCTGTTTTAATGAATGTCGACGCTGCTTTAATGAAAGTTGtagctgctttaatgaatgttgatacTGCTTTAATGATGggtgatgctgctttaatgaatgttgaggcTGCTTTAAtaaatgttgatgctgctttaatgaaggttgacacTGCTTGCATGAatattgatgctgctttaatgagaGTTGATGCGGCTTTAATGAAGGTTGGCGCttttttaatgaatgttgatgctgctttaatgaaagttgtagctgctttaatgaatgttgatgctgctttaatgaaggttgatgcTGCTTAA
- the LOC137631288 gene encoding uncharacterized protein: MKVKAALMNIDVALMKVEAAIMNVEAALMNVDAALMKFGAVLMKVEAALMNVDAASMKVEDSLMNVDAALMKFGAVLMKVDAALMNVGAALMKVEAALMKVDAALMNVDAALINVHAALMKVDSALMTVDAALMKVEAVLMKVEAASMNDDASFMKVEAASMNVDAALMNVHAALMNVDAALINVATALMKVEAA, translated from the exons ATGAAAGTTAAAGCTGCTTTAATGAATATTGATgttgctttaatgaaggttgaagctGCTATAATGAATGTTGaggctgctttaatgaatgttgatgctgctttaatgaagttTGGCGCTGTTTTAATGAAGGTTGaagctgctttaatgaatgttgatgctgcttcAATGAAGGTTGAAGAttctttaatgaatgttgatgctgctttaatgaagttTGGCGCTGTTTTAATGaaggttgatgctgctttaatgaatgttggtgctgctttaatgaaggttgaagctgctttaatgaaggttgatgctgctttgatgaatgttgatgctgctttaataaATGTTCATGCTGCTTTGATGAAGGTTGACTCTGCTTTAATGAcagttgatgctgctttaatgaag gttgaagctGTTTTAATGAAGGTTGAAGCTGCTTCAATGAATGATGATGCTTCTTTCATGAAGGTTGAAGCTGCTTcaatgaatgttgatgctgctttaatgaatgttcacgctgctttaatgaatgttgatgctgctttaataaATGTTGCCACTGCTTTAATGAAGGTAGAAGCTGCTTAA
- the LOC137631283 gene encoding uncharacterized protein has translation MNVDAALMKIDTAFMNIDAALNNVDAALMKVYAALMKAEAALMRVDAALMRVDAILMNVDDASMKVGAALMNVDAVLMKVVAALMKVDAALMNVEAALINVDAALMKVDAACMNIDAALMKVYAALMKVGAVFMKVDAALMNVDATLMKVIAV, from the coding sequence atgaatgttgatgctgctttaatgaagatTGACACTGCTTTTATGAATATTGATGCTGCTTTGAAtaatgttgatgctgctttaatgaaggtatACGCTGCTTTAATGAAGGCTGAAGCTGCTTTGATGAgggttgatgctgctttaatgaggGTTGATGCtattttaatgaatgttgatgatgCTTCAATGAAAGTTGgcgctgctttaatgaatgttgatgctgtTTTAATGAAAGTTGtagctgctttaatgaaggttgatgccgctttaatgaatgttgaggcTGCTTTAAtaaatgttgatgctgctttaatgaaggttgatgcTGCTTGCATGAatattgatgctgctttaatgaaagtttatgctgctttaatgaaggttggcgCTGTTTTTATGaaggttgatgctgctttaatgaatgttgatgctaCTTTAATGAAAGTTATAGCtgtttaa
- the LOC137631285 gene encoding uncharacterized protein, with the protein MKVDAASMNIDAALMNVDAALMEVGAALMHVDAGLMQVDAALMSADPASMKVEPALMKLDISSMNVDAALMKVEAALMKLDSALMNIDATLMKVEAALMNVNDSLMMIEVA; encoded by the exons atgaaggttgacgcTGCTTCAATGAATATTGATGCTGCTCTAATGAATGTTGATGCGGCCTTAATGGAGGTTGGAGCTGCTTTAATGCATGTTGATGCTGGTTTAATGcaggttgatgctgctttaatgagtgCTGATCCTGCTTCAATGAAG GTTGAACCTGCTTTAATGAAGCTGGACATTTCTTCAATGAATGTTGATGCTGCCTTAATGAAGGTTGAAGCTGCTTTAATGAAGCTTGATTCTGCTTTAATGAATATTGATGCTActttaatgaaggttgaagctgctttaatgaatgttaaTGATTCTTTAATGATGATTGAAGTTGCTTAA
- the LOC137631284 gene encoding uncharacterized protein — protein MNVDAALMKIDTAFMNIDAALNNVDAALMKVYAALMKAEAALMRVDAALMRVDAILMNVDDASMKVGAALMNVDAVLMKVDAALMNVDAALMKVVAALMNVDAALMKVDAALMEVEAALMNDDAALMKVDAACMNIDAALMKD, from the coding sequence atgaatgttgatgctgctttaatgaagatTGACACTGCTTTTATGAATATTGATGCTGCTTTGAAtaatgttgatgctgctttaatgaaggtatatgctgctttaatgaaggctGAAGCTGCTTTGATGAgggttgatgctgctttaatgaggGTTGATGCtattttaatgaatgttgatgatgCTTCAATGAAGGTTGgcgctgctttaatgaatgttgatgctgttttaatgaaggttgacgctgctttaatgaatgttgatgctgctttaatgaaagtggtagctgctttaatgaatgttgatgctgctttaatgaaggttgatgctgctttaatggaGGTTGAGGCTGCTTTAATGAATgatgatgctgctttaatgaaggttgatgcTGCTTGCATGAatattgatgctgctttaatgaaagattga